The Tenuifilum thalassicum genome includes the window GCTTAATGCTAGTTCGATTCTTTTTTGGATGGTTGTATGTTTATATTCCCCATTTCTTTATCCTTGCTTTCCGTGGTTTCTTTGTTAACATTCTAGTTTTCTTTGCTTGGTTTGTGGTGCTATTTACAGGAAAATATCCTCAAGAATTTCACAACTGGGTTGTTGGACAGCTTAGATGGATGACCCGTGTAGGACTTTATATGAGCTATATGACCGACGAATATCCAGCCTTTACAGGCGATGAGCTACCTAACGAAAAATAAGAAAATTTTTCACTAATTTAGCACAGGCATCGTATTTAATACTTTGCCTGTTTTTTATGTACTAGTAAAATCTAAATGCCATGGAGTTTTATCCTATACCCCAACCCGATGAAGTAAGCGATATAGAAAAAGATGATGCAATGGGGGCATACTTTATGATGTTTGCCACAACAGGACTTGGTCTTCCACTCCCCATCATTAATCTTATTGCATCAATTATTTACTACTATTTAAACCGTTCTAAAGGTAGGTTTGTGCAGTTCCACTCTTTACAATCGCTTTACTCGCAAATACCAGTTACACTGCTAAACAGCGCACTTGTCATCTGGGCTATTATAAACCTTGTAAATGATACCCCATTCACAAACACCTTTTGGGGACTGGTTATCACGGCTGGTATCTTTAACATAATCTATTTCATATTCAGCATAATTGCTGCAGTAAAGGCTAAAAAGGGGCGTTTCTTCTACTTTCTCTTTTTTGGAAAACTTGCTTACATTCAGGCATACAAGAAAATGCCAACAAACGAAAATGTTAAAGTTAATTTGAATAAGCCACCTTTATAGAACCATACTGCATGAGAAAAGTATTTATTGAACTGATTATTCTGATTGCTGCTGGAGTGCTTTTATGGATAATTTTTTCCAAAACAGTTAGCATTCCAGAAAAACCTGCATTAATATCAGTTGAAAAAGAGATTGAGATTGGTAAAAGGATTAAAGAAGATTTACTCCAACTTAACGGTTTTACTACTATAAGTAACCGTAAAATAGATTCAATTTTTAAGAACCTTTCCGACACTTTAGAGCTATACCTTCCTGATAATCAGTTTAAATACAACTTCATAATAGTAGATTCTGATATCATAAACGCATTTGCTATTCCTGGAGGATATATTGCCATAACAAAAGGTCTGATAAATTATTGCAACACAAACGATGAGCTATTAGCAGTTATTGGGCACGAAATTGGTCATATTGAAAATCGACATGTTATAAACAGGTTGATTAGAGACCTTGGCATTTCTCTTCTTTTATCGAATGATAAATATGTTGGAAGCGAAGTTGCCAAAATGCTATTTACACAAAGCTTTAACAGAAAACAAGAAGAGCTAGCCGATTCATACTCTTGTACATTTTTAGAACGATTAGGTTTAGAACCCAGAACATTAGCTTCGTTCCTTCGAAGATTAATGGAGCAGGATGAAAACATATCCGATAACTTTGAAATCGTTTCATCACATCCAAGTATGACGAAAAGGATAAGAATGATACTTAATT containing:
- a CDS encoding M48 family metallopeptidase produces the protein MRKVFIELIILIAAGVLLWIIFSKTVSIPEKPALISVEKEIEIGKRIKEDLLQLNGFTTISNRKIDSIFKNLSDTLELYLPDNQFKYNFIIVDSDIINAFAIPGGYIAITKGLINYCNTNDELLAVIGHEIGHIENRHVINRLIRDLGISLLLSNDKYVGSEVAKMLFTQSFNRKQEELADSYSCTFLERLGLEPRTLASFLRRLMEQDENISDNFEIVSSHPSMTKRIRMILNYKESKIKNSKHFNFNFLKIIKQELNNV
- a CDS encoding DUF4870 domain-containing protein, translating into MEFYPIPQPDEVSDIEKDDAMGAYFMMFATTGLGLPLPIINLIASIIYYYLNRSKGRFVQFHSLQSLYSQIPVTLLNSALVIWAIINLVNDTPFTNTFWGLVITAGIFNIIYFIFSIIAAVKAKKGRFFYFLFFGKLAYIQAYKKMPTNENVKVNLNKPPL